In Cotesia glomerata isolate CgM1 linkage group LG3, MPM_Cglom_v2.3, whole genome shotgun sequence, one genomic interval encodes:
- the LOC123261311 gene encoding uncharacterized protein LOC123261311, translating into MSDLLNTFTTTNSNAFKWPYQRPLLAIPSQPPENIYRNSNLYLPRIDPDECKCNYHKIDTELTRYKELMGIEHHLCNNVVKVNREITKLVSSMLENSKNDEQVMKSVYQIAHQRKDAPLTDYRSLMAAVDAPVGFPIEPDTLELREAYRDPTTFRYSSHDTPAIQPAEQINFKRVPEVFNMWNKPFTGRSEYMDTISKLGLSNLKHYQQHLEPCLSSRRRWGDQNL; encoded by the exons ATGTCTGATCTGCTGAACACATTTACAACTACGAATAGCAATGCGTTTAAATGGCCGTACCAAAGACCGCTGCTGGCGATTCCGAGTCAACCacctgaaaatatttatagaaattcaaatttatatcTTCCTCGGATAGATCCAGACGAATGTAAATGTAATTACCACAAAATTGATACTGAGTTAACCag ATATAAAGAGTTGATGGGAATTGAACATCACCTCTGCAATAACGTCGTTAAAGTAAACCGTGAAATAACTAAACTGGTGTCCAGTATGCtggaaaactcaaaaaatgaTGAACAGGTGATGAAAAGTGTCTACCAAATTGCGCATCAGCGAAAAGACGCTCCTCTTACAGATTACAGGTCATTAATGGCAGCAGTTGATGCTCCAGTCGGGTTCCCGATTGAACCGGATACTCTGGAACTTCGGGAAGCTTATAGAGATCCTACGACGTTTCGGTATAGTTCTCATGATACTCCAGCTATTCAACCGGCCGAgcagattaattttaaacgaG TTCCTGAGGTGTTCAACATGTGGAACAAACCATTCACAGGTCGTTCGGAGTACATGGACACCATCAGCAAGCTTGGATTGAGCAATTTGAAGCACTACCAGCAGCATCTTGAGCCCTGTTTATCTTCCAGGAGACGCTGGGGTGATCAAAATCTCTGA
- the LOC123261478 gene encoding uncharacterized protein LOC123261478, whose amino-acid sequence MTESEKNFLLLRFVPHDCFAVTNDEKQIDPRVATQWKLSDEESQALVDKIFLDRFKSTYQVAYNCPDNFSKINSEIDGVREFDSEYKRYSNDLYFEPSDEINLAAPPTAKRIFGCLRGRFLKRALSVYQDTFGRTAAEIVLKKCC is encoded by the exons ATGACCGAGTCTG aaaaaaattttttattgctcaGGTTTGTTCCTCATGATTGTTTCGCGGTCACGAATGATGAAAAACAAATAGACCCCAGGGTCGCAACGCAGTGGAAGCTCAGTGATGAAGAATCTCAAGCGCTggtggataaaatttttttagaccgGTTTAAAAGTACTTATCAGGTTGCTTACAATTGTCCAGATAATTTTAGCAAAATTAATTCTGAGATTGACGGGGTTAGAGAGTTTGACAGTGAATACAAGAGATATTCTAATGACTTGTACTTTGAACCGAGcgatgaaataaatttagcgGCTCCTCCAACAGCTAAAagaa ttTTCGGATGCCTAAGAGGAAGATTTTTAAAGCGCGCGCTTTCAGTTTATCAAGACACTTTTGGAAGAACTGCAGCTGAAATAGTGCTCAAAAAATGTTGTTAG